One stretch of Sander vitreus isolate 19-12246 chromosome 16, sanVit1, whole genome shotgun sequence DNA includes these proteins:
- the znf618 gene encoding zinc finger protein 618 isoform X1, producing MSAQEAPIPGKEKADGGSAATDGPSPTLVPKTKNTTPPPVTVKKEPGTSETSNGKVGDANPAEICVVIGGNDGASGGASRRAQTEGMFALGTPPPTKSTDSCIGSYVCGVCGKKYKYYNCFQTHVRAHRESDSMVADGLPQTPNILSPHCSRLPIGDILIPDSFRYSCDICGKKYKYYSCFQEHRDLHAVDDPYEQVVLPVDGLKEEEPVEPYQKIGPREKALAHLRRDRGFNQWQRVSLQTQLAVFAETGSYVCEFCGKQYKYFNPYQEHVALHTPMGSFDLKTSRVQECGSMDMSKFGHSQTGKIKNSPFRRKLEGAIQSSLVDTNSSQNSSGTPSPLVASTFSTTQKPYTCGACGIQFQFYNNLLEHMQSHAADNENHTKGDSPKTSSASGPQEQLWRGSQAPAHSSVKLQIPPQSISQRNHTVSQNNGLPEKERQQVAERLLRVMCSDLSMLNVLNSKDFLKLAQTLVDTGARHGAYSTRDAFGNMSALALRQLPRMYNQVKVKVTCALGSNASLGIAVTCHSQTSGPDACYVLTAYQVEGSRLKRYVLGVREAELREGPEQVHHWVQNVLSEFVMSDIRTVYVSEPKVWAAGFAGSPLGGGGRSRICLRCAGCSLGAVVQAVLGKRSLQARGLHELSELLSTCRDIASSTTLSLREEQCTNTSTSTTEEGTQGSPAQCPNPPCWDRMAEALLQVHAHFEQICEAYGRSKTTAPLLQGLNKHLLGTLACLLAPLRLAALELSSQRRPTLQQVLPVYLRLEKFFTSKAGEAGTGTASKLCHYFLEALKENFKVERAHQVAMVLDPQLKLRSVPAYQHEDIISRACEMAAESRDGGMTGGGGSGGEERDNDGPPTPKISRVEGGGNNGGTLRGTSSSCTVSGNDESQSQVRQEIFQYLAEPLLQGTPDLFQYWSSAVNEKFPRLARLAMWLLAVPAVGIRNECATVCEQSLAMKRRQQVTTEEMNKLIFLRSNMG from the exons ATGAGTGCACAAGAGGCACCCATTCCTGGGAAGGAGAAGGCGGATGGTGGGAGTGCGGCCACAGATGGTCCCTCACCAACCTTAGTCCCAAAGACTAAGAACACAACTCCTCCACCTGTCACAGTAAAGAAAGAGCCTGGGACCTCAGAGACGAGTAACGGGAAAGTGGGTGATGCCAATCCTGCTGAGATCTGTGTTGTCATTGGAGGAAATGATGGAGCCAGTGGAGGTGCATCCCGTAGAGCTCAGACCGAGGGTATGTTTGCCCTTGGTACTCCTCCTCCAACGAAGAGCACAGACTCATGCATAG GTTCCTATGTATGCGGAGTATGTGGgaagaaatacaaatattataactgctttcagacACACGTCAGGGCACACAGAG AATCAGATAGCATGGTTGCAGATGGTCTACCCCAGACACCCAACA TCTTGTCTCCTCACTGTAGCCGCCTTCCCATAGGTGACATCCTAATACCAG ATAGCTTCCGTTACTCCTGTGACATCTGTGGCAAGAAATATAAATACTACAGCTGCTTCCAGGAGCACCGTGACCTGCATGCAGTTGATG ATCCATATGAACAGGTAGTGTTGCCTGTGGATGGCCTTAAAGAGGAGGAGCCAGTTGAACCCTACCAGAAAATTGGACCAA GGGAAAAAGCACTCGCCCACCTCCGCAGAGACCGCGGGTTCAACCAATGGCAGCGGGTGTCCCTTCAAACACAATTGGCGGTGTTCGCAG AAACTGGGAGCTATGTTTGTGAGTTCTGTGGGAAGCAGTACAAGTATTTCAACCCATACCAAGAGCATGTTGCTCTTCACACACCAATGG GCTCTTTTGATTTGAAGACATCACGGGTACAGGAATGTGGTAGCATGGATATGAGTAAATTTGGCCACAGCCAAACCGGTAAGATTAAAa ACAGTCCATTCAGGCGGAAACTGGAAGGTGCAATTCAGTCTAGTCTGGTTGACACAAACAGTTCACAGAATTCAAGCG GAACTCCGAGCCCTCTGGTGGCCAGCACCTTCTCTACAACCCAGA AACCCTACACTTGTGGTGCCTGTGGCATCCAGTTCCAGTTCTACAACAACCTGCTGGAGCATATGCAGTCCCATGCTG CGGACAATGAGAACCACACCAAAGGGGACTCGCCCAAAACCTCCTCAGCCTCCGGTCCTCAAGAGCAGCTGTGGAGAGGCTCTCAGGCTCCGGCCCATTCCTCAGTTAAACTACAAATCCCGCCTCAAAGTATCTCCCAGAGAAACCACACAGTCAGCC AGAATAACGGACTACCTGAGAAGGAACGACAGCAGGTGGCTGAGCGCCTCTTACGGGTAATGTGTTCAGATCTGAGCATGCTAAACGTGCTCAACAGCAAGGACTTCCTGAAGTTGGCACAGACCCTAGTGGATACAGGTGCTCGTCATGGTGCCTACTCCACCCGTGATGCTTTTGGCAACATGAGTGCCTTGGCACTGCGCCAGCTGCCCCGCATGTACAAccaagtcaaagtcaaagtcaCATGTGCTCTAGGCTCCAATGCTTCCCTTGGTATCGCTGTCACCTGCCACTCCCAGACATCAGGCCCAGATGCTTGCTATGTTCTAACAGCCTACCAGGTGGAGGGGTCGAGACTGAAGCGCTATGTGCTCGGTGTGAGGGAGGCTGAACTGAGGGAAGGGCCCGAGCAGGTTCACCACTGGGTGCAGAATGTGCTGTCTGAGTTTGTGATGTCAGACATTCGCACAGTGTATGTCTCAGAGCCCAAAGTGTGGGCAGCAGGGTTTGCGGGATCGCCACTTGGTGGTGGTGGCCGGAGCAGGATATGCTTGCGATGCGCGGGGTGTTCACTCGGGGCAGTTGTCCAGGCTGTTCTTGGAAAGCGCAGTCTCCAGGCTCGAGGCCTTCATGAGTTGTCTGAGCTTCTGTCAACGTGCCGAGACATTGCCTCCTCCACCACGCTGTCCCTTCGTGAGGAACAGTGCACCAACACATCCACAAGCACAACTGAGGAAGGTACACAGGGCAGCCCTGCACAATGCCCCAACCCTCCTTGCTGGGATCGTATGGCTGAAGCTCTTCTGCAGGTTCATGCCCACTTTGAACAGATTTGTGAGGCTTATGGGCGCAGTAAGACCACGGCTCCTCTCCTCCAAGGTCTCAACAAGCATCTGCTAGGTACGCTGGCTTGTCTGCTGGCACCTCTGCGTCTGGCAGCTCTGGAGCTGAGCAGCCAGAGGAGACCGACCTTACAGCAGGTGCTGCCCGTCTACCTACGCTTGGAGAAGTTTTTCACTTCCAAAGCTGGAGAGGCTGGAACCGGCACGGCTAGCAAACTCTGCCACTACTTCCTCGAAGCACTTAAGGAAAATTTCAAG GTTGAACGAGCCCACCAGGTAGCCATGGTCCTGGACCCACAGCTCAAGCTGCGTTCAGTGCCAGCCTACCAGCATGAAGATATAATCTCCCGTGCATGCGAAATGGCTGCTGAATCCAGGGATGGAGGCATGACTGGTGGTGGAGGTTCAGGTGGTGAAGAGCGGGACAATGATGGCCCACCAACCCCTAAAATAAGCCGCGTAGAGGGAGGGGGAAACAACGGTGGCACCTTAAGGGGGACATCCTCATCTTGCACAGTGTCTGGTAATGATGAGAGTCAGAGCCAAGTTAGACAAGAGATTTTTCAATACTTGGCTGAGCCTCTTCTTCAAGGCACACCTGACCTCTTCCAGTACTGGAGCTCAGCAGTGAATGAGAAGTTTCCCAGGCTTGCTCGCTTGGCAATGTGGCTCCTTGCTGTGCCTGCTGTGGGCATACGCAATGAGTGTGCGACTGTGTGCGAGCAGAGCTTGGCTATGAAGAGGAGGCAGCAGGTAACCACTGAGGAGATGAACAAACTCATTTTCCTTCGCTCCAACATGGGCTAG
- the znf618 gene encoding zinc finger protein 618 isoform X5 — protein sequence MSAQEAPIPGKEKADGGSAATDGPSPTLVPKTKNTTPPPVTVKKEPGTSETSNGKVGDANPAEICVVIGGNDGASGGASRRAQTEGMFALGTPPPTKSTDSCIGSYVCGVCGKKYKYYNCFQTHVRAHRESDSMVADGLPQTPNILSPHCSRLPIGDILIPDSFRYSCDICGKKYKYYSCFQEHRDLHAVDDPYEQVVLPVDGLKEEEPVEPYQKIGPREKALAHLRRDRGFNQWQRVSLQTQLAVFAETGSYVCEFCGKQYKYFNPYQEHVALHTPMGSFDLKTSRVQECGSMDMSKFGHSQTGKIKNSPFRRKLEGAIQSSLVDTNSSQNSSGTPSPLVASTFSTTQTDNENHTKGDSPKTSSASGPQEQLWRGSQAPAHSSVKLQIPPQSISQRNHTVSQNNGLPEKERQQVAERLLRVMCSDLSMLNVLNSKDFLKLAQTLVDTGARHGAYSTRDAFGNMSALALRQLPRMYNQVKVKVTCALGSNASLGIAVTCHSQTSGPDACYVLTAYQVEGSRLKRYVLGVREAELREGPEQVHHWVQNVLSEFVMSDIRTVYVSEPKVWAAGFAGSPLGGGGRSRICLRCAGCSLGAVVQAVLGKRSLQARGLHELSELLSTCRDIASSTTLSLREEQCTNTSTSTTEEGTQGSPAQCPNPPCWDRMAEALLQVHAHFEQICEAYGRSKTTAPLLQGLNKHLLGTLACLLAPLRLAALELSSQRRPTLQQVLPVYLRLEKFFTSKAGEAGTGTASKLCHYFLEALKENFKVERAHQVAMVLDPQLKLRSVPAYQHEDIISRACEMAAESRDGGMTGGGGSGGEERDNDGPPTPKISRVEGGGNNGGTLRGTSSSCTVSGNDESQSQVRQEIFQYLAEPLLQGTPDLFQYWSSAVNEKFPRLARLAMWLLAVPAVGIRNECATVCEQSLAMKRRQQVTTEEMNKLIFLRSNMG from the exons ATGAGTGCACAAGAGGCACCCATTCCTGGGAAGGAGAAGGCGGATGGTGGGAGTGCGGCCACAGATGGTCCCTCACCAACCTTAGTCCCAAAGACTAAGAACACAACTCCTCCACCTGTCACAGTAAAGAAAGAGCCTGGGACCTCAGAGACGAGTAACGGGAAAGTGGGTGATGCCAATCCTGCTGAGATCTGTGTTGTCATTGGAGGAAATGATGGAGCCAGTGGAGGTGCATCCCGTAGAGCTCAGACCGAGGGTATGTTTGCCCTTGGTACTCCTCCTCCAACGAAGAGCACAGACTCATGCATAG GTTCCTATGTATGCGGAGTATGTGGgaagaaatacaaatattataactgctttcagacACACGTCAGGGCACACAGAG AATCAGATAGCATGGTTGCAGATGGTCTACCCCAGACACCCAACA TCTTGTCTCCTCACTGTAGCCGCCTTCCCATAGGTGACATCCTAATACCAG ATAGCTTCCGTTACTCCTGTGACATCTGTGGCAAGAAATATAAATACTACAGCTGCTTCCAGGAGCACCGTGACCTGCATGCAGTTGATG ATCCATATGAACAGGTAGTGTTGCCTGTGGATGGCCTTAAAGAGGAGGAGCCAGTTGAACCCTACCAGAAAATTGGACCAA GGGAAAAAGCACTCGCCCACCTCCGCAGAGACCGCGGGTTCAACCAATGGCAGCGGGTGTCCCTTCAAACACAATTGGCGGTGTTCGCAG AAACTGGGAGCTATGTTTGTGAGTTCTGTGGGAAGCAGTACAAGTATTTCAACCCATACCAAGAGCATGTTGCTCTTCACACACCAATGG GCTCTTTTGATTTGAAGACATCACGGGTACAGGAATGTGGTAGCATGGATATGAGTAAATTTGGCCACAGCCAAACCGGTAAGATTAAAa ACAGTCCATTCAGGCGGAAACTGGAAGGTGCAATTCAGTCTAGTCTGGTTGACACAAACAGTTCACAGAATTCAAGCG GAACTCCGAGCCCTCTGGTGGCCAGCACCTTCTCTACAACCCAGA CGGACAATGAGAACCACACCAAAGGGGACTCGCCCAAAACCTCCTCAGCCTCCGGTCCTCAAGAGCAGCTGTGGAGAGGCTCTCAGGCTCCGGCCCATTCCTCAGTTAAACTACAAATCCCGCCTCAAAGTATCTCCCAGAGAAACCACACAGTCAGCC AGAATAACGGACTACCTGAGAAGGAACGACAGCAGGTGGCTGAGCGCCTCTTACGGGTAATGTGTTCAGATCTGAGCATGCTAAACGTGCTCAACAGCAAGGACTTCCTGAAGTTGGCACAGACCCTAGTGGATACAGGTGCTCGTCATGGTGCCTACTCCACCCGTGATGCTTTTGGCAACATGAGTGCCTTGGCACTGCGCCAGCTGCCCCGCATGTACAAccaagtcaaagtcaaagtcaCATGTGCTCTAGGCTCCAATGCTTCCCTTGGTATCGCTGTCACCTGCCACTCCCAGACATCAGGCCCAGATGCTTGCTATGTTCTAACAGCCTACCAGGTGGAGGGGTCGAGACTGAAGCGCTATGTGCTCGGTGTGAGGGAGGCTGAACTGAGGGAAGGGCCCGAGCAGGTTCACCACTGGGTGCAGAATGTGCTGTCTGAGTTTGTGATGTCAGACATTCGCACAGTGTATGTCTCAGAGCCCAAAGTGTGGGCAGCAGGGTTTGCGGGATCGCCACTTGGTGGTGGTGGCCGGAGCAGGATATGCTTGCGATGCGCGGGGTGTTCACTCGGGGCAGTTGTCCAGGCTGTTCTTGGAAAGCGCAGTCTCCAGGCTCGAGGCCTTCATGAGTTGTCTGAGCTTCTGTCAACGTGCCGAGACATTGCCTCCTCCACCACGCTGTCCCTTCGTGAGGAACAGTGCACCAACACATCCACAAGCACAACTGAGGAAGGTACACAGGGCAGCCCTGCACAATGCCCCAACCCTCCTTGCTGGGATCGTATGGCTGAAGCTCTTCTGCAGGTTCATGCCCACTTTGAACAGATTTGTGAGGCTTATGGGCGCAGTAAGACCACGGCTCCTCTCCTCCAAGGTCTCAACAAGCATCTGCTAGGTACGCTGGCTTGTCTGCTGGCACCTCTGCGTCTGGCAGCTCTGGAGCTGAGCAGCCAGAGGAGACCGACCTTACAGCAGGTGCTGCCCGTCTACCTACGCTTGGAGAAGTTTTTCACTTCCAAAGCTGGAGAGGCTGGAACCGGCACGGCTAGCAAACTCTGCCACTACTTCCTCGAAGCACTTAAGGAAAATTTCAAG GTTGAACGAGCCCACCAGGTAGCCATGGTCCTGGACCCACAGCTCAAGCTGCGTTCAGTGCCAGCCTACCAGCATGAAGATATAATCTCCCGTGCATGCGAAATGGCTGCTGAATCCAGGGATGGAGGCATGACTGGTGGTGGAGGTTCAGGTGGTGAAGAGCGGGACAATGATGGCCCACCAACCCCTAAAATAAGCCGCGTAGAGGGAGGGGGAAACAACGGTGGCACCTTAAGGGGGACATCCTCATCTTGCACAGTGTCTGGTAATGATGAGAGTCAGAGCCAAGTTAGACAAGAGATTTTTCAATACTTGGCTGAGCCTCTTCTTCAAGGCACACCTGACCTCTTCCAGTACTGGAGCTCAGCAGTGAATGAGAAGTTTCCCAGGCTTGCTCGCTTGGCAATGTGGCTCCTTGCTGTGCCTGCTGTGGGCATACGCAATGAGTGTGCGACTGTGTGCGAGCAGAGCTTGGCTATGAAGAGGAGGCAGCAGGTAACCACTGAGGAGATGAACAAACTCATTTTCCTTCGCTCCAACATGGGCTAG
- the znf618 gene encoding zinc finger protein 618 isoform X8 → MHSAGDTGSGGGTTRVFVHPPSGSYVCGVCGKKYKYYNCFQTHVRAHRESDSMVADGLPQTPNILSPHCSRLPIGDILIPDSFRYSCDICGKKYKYYSCFQEHRDLHAVDDPYEQVVLPVDGLKEEEPVEPYQKIGPREKALAHLRRDRGFNQWQRVSLQTQLAVFAETGSYVCEFCGKQYKYFNPYQEHVALHTPMGSFDLKTSRVQECGSMDMSKFGHSQTGKIKNSPFRRKLEGAIQSSLVDTNSSQNSSGTPSPLVASTFSTTQKPYTCGACGIQFQFYNNLLEHMQSHAADNENHTKGDSPKTSSASGPQEQLWRGSQAPAHSSVKLQIPPQSISQRNHTVSQNNGLPEKERQQVAERLLRVMCSDLSMLNVLNSKDFLKLAQTLVDTGARHGAYSTRDAFGNMSALALRQLPRMYNQVKVKVTCALGSNASLGIAVTCHSQTSGPDACYVLTAYQVEGSRLKRYVLGVREAELREGPEQVHHWVQNVLSEFVMSDIRTVYVSEPKVWAAGFAGSPLGGGGRSRICLRCAGCSLGAVVQAVLGKRSLQARGLHELSELLSTCRDIASSTTLSLREEQCTNTSTSTTEEGTQGSPAQCPNPPCWDRMAEALLQVHAHFEQICEAYGRSKTTAPLLQGLNKHLLGTLACLLAPLRLAALELSSQRRPTLQQVLPVYLRLEKFFTSKAGEAGTGTASKLCHYFLEALKENFKVERAHQVAMVLDPQLKLRSVPAYQHEDIISRACEMAAESRDGGMTGGGGSGGEERDNDGPPTPKISRVEGGGNNGGTLRGTSSSCTVSGNDESQSQVRQEIFQYLAEPLLQGTPDLFQYWSSAVNEKFPRLARLAMWLLAVPAVGIRNECATVCEQSLAMKRRQQVTTEEMNKLIFLRSNMG, encoded by the exons ATGCATAG TGCCGGAGACACTGGGTCAGGAGGGGGGACAACAAGAGTTTTTGTCCACCCACCTTCAG GTTCCTATGTATGCGGAGTATGTGGgaagaaatacaaatattataactgctttcagacACACGTCAGGGCACACAGAG AATCAGATAGCATGGTTGCAGATGGTCTACCCCAGACACCCAACA TCTTGTCTCCTCACTGTAGCCGCCTTCCCATAGGTGACATCCTAATACCAG ATAGCTTCCGTTACTCCTGTGACATCTGTGGCAAGAAATATAAATACTACAGCTGCTTCCAGGAGCACCGTGACCTGCATGCAGTTGATG ATCCATATGAACAGGTAGTGTTGCCTGTGGATGGCCTTAAAGAGGAGGAGCCAGTTGAACCCTACCAGAAAATTGGACCAA GGGAAAAAGCACTCGCCCACCTCCGCAGAGACCGCGGGTTCAACCAATGGCAGCGGGTGTCCCTTCAAACACAATTGGCGGTGTTCGCAG AAACTGGGAGCTATGTTTGTGAGTTCTGTGGGAAGCAGTACAAGTATTTCAACCCATACCAAGAGCATGTTGCTCTTCACACACCAATGG GCTCTTTTGATTTGAAGACATCACGGGTACAGGAATGTGGTAGCATGGATATGAGTAAATTTGGCCACAGCCAAACCGGTAAGATTAAAa ACAGTCCATTCAGGCGGAAACTGGAAGGTGCAATTCAGTCTAGTCTGGTTGACACAAACAGTTCACAGAATTCAAGCG GAACTCCGAGCCCTCTGGTGGCCAGCACCTTCTCTACAACCCAGA AACCCTACACTTGTGGTGCCTGTGGCATCCAGTTCCAGTTCTACAACAACCTGCTGGAGCATATGCAGTCCCATGCTG CGGACAATGAGAACCACACCAAAGGGGACTCGCCCAAAACCTCCTCAGCCTCCGGTCCTCAAGAGCAGCTGTGGAGAGGCTCTCAGGCTCCGGCCCATTCCTCAGTTAAACTACAAATCCCGCCTCAAAGTATCTCCCAGAGAAACCACACAGTCAGCC AGAATAACGGACTACCTGAGAAGGAACGACAGCAGGTGGCTGAGCGCCTCTTACGGGTAATGTGTTCAGATCTGAGCATGCTAAACGTGCTCAACAGCAAGGACTTCCTGAAGTTGGCACAGACCCTAGTGGATACAGGTGCTCGTCATGGTGCCTACTCCACCCGTGATGCTTTTGGCAACATGAGTGCCTTGGCACTGCGCCAGCTGCCCCGCATGTACAAccaagtcaaagtcaaagtcaCATGTGCTCTAGGCTCCAATGCTTCCCTTGGTATCGCTGTCACCTGCCACTCCCAGACATCAGGCCCAGATGCTTGCTATGTTCTAACAGCCTACCAGGTGGAGGGGTCGAGACTGAAGCGCTATGTGCTCGGTGTGAGGGAGGCTGAACTGAGGGAAGGGCCCGAGCAGGTTCACCACTGGGTGCAGAATGTGCTGTCTGAGTTTGTGATGTCAGACATTCGCACAGTGTATGTCTCAGAGCCCAAAGTGTGGGCAGCAGGGTTTGCGGGATCGCCACTTGGTGGTGGTGGCCGGAGCAGGATATGCTTGCGATGCGCGGGGTGTTCACTCGGGGCAGTTGTCCAGGCTGTTCTTGGAAAGCGCAGTCTCCAGGCTCGAGGCCTTCATGAGTTGTCTGAGCTTCTGTCAACGTGCCGAGACATTGCCTCCTCCACCACGCTGTCCCTTCGTGAGGAACAGTGCACCAACACATCCACAAGCACAACTGAGGAAGGTACACAGGGCAGCCCTGCACAATGCCCCAACCCTCCTTGCTGGGATCGTATGGCTGAAGCTCTTCTGCAGGTTCATGCCCACTTTGAACAGATTTGTGAGGCTTATGGGCGCAGTAAGACCACGGCTCCTCTCCTCCAAGGTCTCAACAAGCATCTGCTAGGTACGCTGGCTTGTCTGCTGGCACCTCTGCGTCTGGCAGCTCTGGAGCTGAGCAGCCAGAGGAGACCGACCTTACAGCAGGTGCTGCCCGTCTACCTACGCTTGGAGAAGTTTTTCACTTCCAAAGCTGGAGAGGCTGGAACCGGCACGGCTAGCAAACTCTGCCACTACTTCCTCGAAGCACTTAAGGAAAATTTCAAG GTTGAACGAGCCCACCAGGTAGCCATGGTCCTGGACCCACAGCTCAAGCTGCGTTCAGTGCCAGCCTACCAGCATGAAGATATAATCTCCCGTGCATGCGAAATGGCTGCTGAATCCAGGGATGGAGGCATGACTGGTGGTGGAGGTTCAGGTGGTGAAGAGCGGGACAATGATGGCCCACCAACCCCTAAAATAAGCCGCGTAGAGGGAGGGGGAAACAACGGTGGCACCTTAAGGGGGACATCCTCATCTTGCACAGTGTCTGGTAATGATGAGAGTCAGAGCCAAGTTAGACAAGAGATTTTTCAATACTTGGCTGAGCCTCTTCTTCAAGGCACACCTGACCTCTTCCAGTACTGGAGCTCAGCAGTGAATGAGAAGTTTCCCAGGCTTGCTCGCTTGGCAATGTGGCTCCTTGCTGTGCCTGCTGTGGGCATACGCAATGAGTGTGCGACTGTGTGCGAGCAGAGCTTGGCTATGAAGAGGAGGCAGCAGGTAACCACTGAGGAGATGAACAAACTCATTTTCCTTCGCTCCAACATGGGCTAG